A region from the Mesorhizobium sp. J8 genome encodes:
- a CDS encoding MIP family channel protein encodes MKTYLAEVLGTFLLVFIGTASVVTGGFGGALPLGQEGIGLAFGIGLIAAAYAIGPISGAHLNPAVTLGVFLSGRMPAKDVVPYWIAQIIGAIIASLALWIIVSGQAGGHTGGFGANGWDETKWGMSSAFLWELIGTFTFVTVILGVTNAKHTTAFAGLVIGLTLAGIHFAMIPVTGTSVNPARSIGPALFSGGAALSQLWLFIVAPLIGGAIAGVVAKAGVFEKD; translated from the coding sequence ATGAAGACTTATCTGGCAGAAGTTCTCGGCACGTTTTTGTTGGTGTTCATCGGCACGGCCTCCGTGGTCACGGGCGGTTTCGGCGGCGCGCTGCCGCTCGGACAGGAAGGCATCGGCCTGGCGTTCGGCATCGGCCTGATCGCCGCGGCCTACGCGATCGGCCCGATCTCGGGCGCGCATCTCAATCCGGCGGTGACGCTCGGCGTGTTCCTGTCAGGGCGGATGCCGGCCAAGGACGTCGTCCCCTACTGGATCGCGCAGATCATCGGCGCCATCATCGCCTCACTGGCGCTGTGGATCATCGTTTCGGGCCAAGCCGGCGGCCACACTGGTGGCTTCGGCGCCAATGGCTGGGACGAAACGAAATGGGGCATGAGCTCGGCCTTCCTGTGGGAGCTGATCGGCACCTTCACCTTCGTCACGGTGATCCTCGGCGTCACCAACGCCAAGCACACGACCGCCTTCGCCGGCCTAGTCATCGGCCTGACGCTGGCAGGCATCCACTTCGCCATGATCCCGGTAACCGGCACCTCGGTCAATCCGGCCCGCTCGATCGGCCCGGCGCTGTTTTCTGGCGGCGCCGCGCTCAGCCAACTCTGGCTGTTCATCGTCGCGCCGCTGATCGGCGGAGCGATCGCCGGCGTCGTCGCCAAGGCCGGCGTCTTCGAAAAGGACTGA